The following coding sequences are from one Candidatus Omnitrophota bacterium window:
- a CDS encoding phospho-N-acetylmuramoyl-pentapeptide-transferase yields the protein MFYWLFVPLKEFFFGFNLFRYISFRALGGIITSFAFVVVAVPMWINYFKSKKLLMAVREDSLVNHHKKVTVPTMGGVILIPAIIINALLWMRLDCKFTYIVVGVLFILGLCGFMDDYKKIKRQSAKGLSAKTKLMFQAAAGIGLGIYMFFHPAFPEGQTAVSIPFFKNIILYTGVFYILFTSIIIVASSNAVNLTDGLDGLAIGSVILVSAAFAILAYIAGNIKFAGYLKFPYVPQAGEITIFLTIIIGAGLGFLWFNAPPAEIFMGDTGSLPLGGVIGAISVLIKQEALLIIAGGVFVVEALSVIIQVLYYKKTSRRFFKMAPLHHHFELKNWPESKVVVRFWIMGIFCIILALLTLKVR from the coding sequence ATGTTTTATTGGCTATTCGTTCCGCTTAAAGAATTTTTCTTCGGATTCAATCTGTTCCGCTATATCTCGTTCCGCGCCCTGGGAGGGATAATAACCTCATTCGCTTTCGTGGTTGTCGCGGTACCCATGTGGATAAATTATTTTAAGAGCAAAAAACTTCTCATGGCCGTGAGAGAGGACTCCCTCGTGAATCACCACAAGAAAGTGACAGTGCCGACGATGGGGGGAGTGATCCTCATCCCGGCCATAATCATAAACGCGCTGCTGTGGATGCGGCTGGACTGCAAATTCACATATATAGTCGTGGGCGTCCTTTTTATTCTGGGGCTGTGCGGATTTATGGATGACTACAAAAAAATCAAAAGACAGTCGGCGAAAGGCCTTTCCGCCAAAACCAAACTTATGTTTCAGGCCGCGGCGGGAATAGGGCTGGGAATTTATATGTTTTTTCATCCGGCTTTTCCCGAAGGGCAAACGGCAGTGAGCATACCGTTTTTCAAGAACATCATCCTGTACACAGGCGTTTTCTATATCCTCTTCACCTCGATCATCATCGTGGCCTCCTCCAACGCGGTGAACCTGACAGACGGACTTGACGGCCTGGCCATCGGATCCGTTATACTGGTGAGTGCGGCTTTTGCCATCCTCGCATATATAGCCGGCAATATAAAATTCGCCGGATACCTTAAATTTCCCTATGTGCCTCAGGCAGGTGAGATCACGATTTTCCTGACTATCATCATAGGGGCGGGACTGGGTTTTCTCTGGTTCAACGCGCCGCCGGCCGAGATATTCATGGGCGACACAGGCTCTCTGCCGCTGGGCGGGGTAATAGGCGCCATATCCGTGCTCATAAAACAGGAAGCTTTGCTGATCATAGCCGGAGGCGTGTTTGTCGTTGAAGCGCTTTCCGTTATAATACAAGTGCTGTACTACAAAAAGACATCCAGGCGTTTCTTCAAAATGGCGCCTCTCCATCATCATTTTGAACTCAAAAACTGGCCGGAGTCAAAAGTCGTGGTGAGATTCTGGATAATGGGCATATTCTGCATAATACTGGCCCTGCTGACGCTGAAAGTGAGATGA